One window from the genome of Dyadobacter sp. CECT 9275 encodes:
- a CDS encoding SusC/RagA family TonB-linked outer membrane protein: protein MKKFLLSFLGSLLLLGTTAFAQDQVVTGVVTADDGSTLPGVNITVKGTTRGVTTDLDGKYSISVAASSTLVFSFVGYVGQNIVVGNKTTINVVLVSDAQQLGEVVVTALGISRERKSLGYSTATISNVSITEGRNTSPLDALNGRVPGLSVSTASGAPGASTVLNIRGFNSVTGNNQPLYVVDGVPMNNRGNTSSTNAANSNDDFSRSTDFGNQMNDINPNEIESITVLKGISASALYGSRAANGAILITTKKGKAGVTTVDFSSSFAQTQVLRVPHLQNTYGQGWSGLFDAHENGSWGPKMDGETRLWGNVVDNSQLLKPFAAQKDNIKDFLDRGYEWNSSLAVAGGTETANYRVSYSYADADGVVPTNADSYQRHTVGLNGGLKLKKFHVNSNINYVHKNQKAVATGQGDDAGAGTVLWQELIQIPRDHSIVDSKQYADPNNPLSKFFSLDNYFTPYAQNPYWSLYNQGNKYEEDRMFGNLEFGYQLLKDLGIQWRVGGDYSDAFQKDWGNVGKINDGSPNETANDVMGSVSEIARGNRQFNSDLILNYKANIGSHFDVQAFLGHNVNERTTRTHFSKVTNLDLPGFYNLSNSSVTPATFATSTIRRLMGVYGSATFGFDSWLYLTVGARNDWTSTLPKGKNSYFYPSASISAVLSDVFKLPAEVPFVKVRFAAASAGNDADPYKVNPVYVSGDIRAGGFGNIVFPFAGVNAYEVSNILGNTNLKPEISREYEGGLEVGLFGKRVNLDLSIYNKLTKNQIISLNLEPASGATEQTVNLGSVRNKGVEVMLNVIPVQTKDFEWGVTLNFNKINNEVESLGFEGGSGNILLNSSYDVKLRAVVGKPLGAIYSPDVLRDPQGRTVVNESTGLPLTSPDEAYRGSINPDWTAGIGTYLTYKGFKLSANGDYRHGGVFYSYTARLNHFVGNAWETQYNDREPWIIPNSVIQTGDNTFAENTTPISRSDVFTYYGGTTSYQYNQVLPKTFFKLRNVSLNYTVPRAFLEKSPIRVASLGVFGRNLILWTPKGNNIVDPEANTFGTNLKNLYGEFASGPSVASYGVQLNLSF from the coding sequence ATGAAGAAGTTTTTACTATCATTCCTTGGTAGTTTGCTGCTGTTGGGTACAACGGCATTTGCCCAGGATCAGGTTGTGACCGGGGTGGTGACCGCAGACGATGGCTCCACGCTACCAGGTGTTAACATCACAGTAAAAGGAACGACCAGAGGGGTTACCACTGACCTAGACGGGAAATATTCCATTTCTGTTGCAGCGAGCTCCACTTTAGTTTTCTCATTTGTTGGGTATGTCGGCCAAAACATTGTGGTGGGAAACAAAACAACCATTAATGTAGTGCTGGTTTCGGATGCCCAGCAACTCGGTGAGGTGGTGGTAACCGCTCTGGGTATTTCCAGAGAAAGGAAATCATTAGGTTACAGTACCGCCACCATTTCCAATGTCTCCATCACGGAAGGCAGAAACACCAGCCCGCTGGATGCACTCAATGGTCGTGTGCCGGGTCTTTCGGTATCTACGGCTTCTGGCGCACCGGGTGCTTCTACAGTACTGAATATCCGTGGGTTTAACTCAGTAACGGGTAATAATCAGCCGCTCTATGTGGTGGATGGCGTGCCGATGAACAACCGGGGTAATACTTCGTCTACCAACGCAGCGAATTCCAATGATGACTTCAGCCGTTCTACCGATTTTGGTAATCAGATGAATGACATCAACCCCAATGAGATTGAAAGTATCACTGTTCTGAAGGGTATTTCGGCATCCGCTCTTTATGGAAGTCGTGCGGCCAACGGCGCGATCCTGATCACTACCAAAAAAGGTAAGGCAGGGGTAACCACTGTTGATTTTTCAAGCTCTTTTGCGCAGACACAGGTTTTACGCGTGCCTCACCTGCAAAATACCTACGGACAGGGATGGAGCGGATTGTTTGACGCGCATGAAAACGGGTCATGGGGACCTAAAATGGATGGCGAAACAAGGCTTTGGGGTAATGTGGTTGACAACTCTCAGCTGCTCAAACCATTTGCTGCTCAGAAGGACAACATCAAAGATTTTCTAGATCGCGGTTATGAGTGGAACAGCAGCCTTGCCGTTGCGGGTGGAACAGAAACTGCCAACTACCGCGTATCTTATTCCTATGCCGATGCAGATGGAGTAGTTCCGACCAATGCAGATTCATACCAGCGTCACACAGTAGGTTTGAATGGTGGATTGAAGCTGAAAAAATTCCATGTGAATTCGAATATTAACTACGTTCATAAAAACCAGAAAGCTGTTGCAACAGGCCAGGGCGATGATGCCGGTGCCGGTACCGTTTTATGGCAGGAGCTAATCCAGATCCCGCGTGATCATTCAATTGTTGACTCGAAACAATATGCGGATCCGAACAACCCTCTTTCCAAATTTTTCTCGCTTGACAATTACTTTACACCCTATGCACAGAACCCGTACTGGTCGCTTTACAACCAGGGCAACAAATACGAAGAAGACCGTATGTTCGGAAACCTAGAGTTCGGGTATCAACTGCTGAAAGACCTGGGTATCCAATGGCGTGTAGGTGGCGACTATTCCGATGCTTTCCAGAAAGACTGGGGTAACGTGGGTAAAATTAATGACGGCTCTCCAAACGAAACGGCCAATGACGTAATGGGTAGTGTTTCGGAAATTGCGAGAGGAAACCGCCAGTTCAACAGCGACCTTATCTTAAACTACAAGGCAAATATTGGAAGCCATTTTGATGTACAGGCCTTTTTGGGACATAATGTGAACGAACGTACAACGCGTACACATTTCTCCAAAGTGACCAACCTGGACTTGCCGGGATTCTATAACCTGTCCAACAGCTCGGTTACACCCGCTACCTTTGCTACCAGCACCATCCGTCGTCTGATGGGTGTTTACGGATCTGCAACATTTGGCTTTGACAGCTGGCTGTACCTGACTGTAGGTGCCCGGAACGACTGGACTAGCACGCTTCCCAAGGGTAAAAATTCATACTTCTATCCAAGTGCCAGCATCAGTGCAGTTCTTTCTGATGTGTTCAAACTTCCCGCAGAAGTACCTTTCGTGAAGGTACGTTTTGCGGCTGCGTCTGCGGGTAATGATGCTGATCCCTACAAAGTGAATCCGGTGTATGTATCGGGGGATATCCGCGCAGGTGGTTTTGGAAATATTGTTTTCCCTTTTGCGGGGGTAAATGCATACGAGGTATCCAACATACTTGGTAACACTAATCTGAAACCTGAGATTTCGCGTGAATATGAAGGAGGCCTTGAAGTTGGGCTATTTGGCAAAAGGGTGAACCTTGATCTGAGCATATACAATAAGCTTACCAAAAACCAGATCATCAGTCTTAACCTTGAACCGGCATCCGGTGCAACCGAACAGACTGTTAACCTGGGTAGCGTAAGAAATAAAGGTGTGGAAGTGATGTTAAATGTGATCCCCGTGCAGACCAAGGATTTTGAGTGGGGTGTAACGCTTAACTTCAACAAAATTAATAATGAAGTGGAATCCCTTGGATTTGAGGGAGGTTCCGGTAATATTTTGCTGAACAGCAGTTATGACGTAAAACTCAGAGCGGTGGTTGGCAAGCCTCTTGGAGCGATATATTCTCCTGATGTATTACGTGATCCACAAGGACGTACCGTGGTAAATGAATCAACAGGCTTGCCGCTTACCAGCCCGGACGAAGCTTACAGGGGTTCTATCAATCCAGACTGGACGGCTGGTATCGGTACTTACCTGACATACAAAGGCTTTAAACTGAGTGCAAACGGCGATTATCGTCATGGGGGTGTATTTTATTCTTACACGGCCCGTCTGAACCACTTTGTGGGAAATGCATGGGAAACGCAGTATAATGACCGTGAACCCTGGATCATTCCTAATTCTGTGATTCAAACAGGAGATAATACCTTTGCTGAAAACACAACTCCGATCTCCCGTTCAGATGTGTTTACTTATTATGGCGGTACTACTTCGTACCAATACAACCAGGTATTACCTAAGACATTCTTTAAACTGAGAAACGTTTCTCTGAACTATACAGTGCCCAGGGCCTTTCTTGAAAAATCGCCGATCCGCGTGGCATCGCTGGGTGTTTTCGGAAGAAACCTTATTCTCTGGACGCCGAAAGGAAACAATATCGTGGATCCTGAGGCAAATACCTTTGGTACCAACCTTAAAAACCTGTATGGTGAATTTGCCTCCGGTCCGTCAGTAGCGAGCTATGGTGTTCAGTTAAACCTATCATTCTAA